Proteins from one Ranitomeya variabilis isolate aRanVar5 chromosome 1, aRanVar5.hap1, whole genome shotgun sequence genomic window:
- the GPATCH4 gene encoding G patch domain-containing protein 4 produces MDVPSNMRSAGLKFAEQQMQRHGWTEGKGLGKREDGISKAIKVKVKCDTAGVGHNSAEQFTFHWWDHVFNKTASSISVETDEDGVKVKKVSGDDGAVSSKKPRKAMLNSNMLYGRFIKSATLMSGGEKPVDESSSSSSSSSSEGSEDEDSKLDLSSATKLSDEDLVKICGGRTAHKGARHGLTMSAKLLRIEEQEKAFMEKYGKKETKLEPSKSGVKSKDCQDEKKKKRREVKFDDEEQDNLSVILKKKKKQRKEICEDSVKEELNGHAHVPCMEEDTRTSKKTELVEEAEVIRDNKNVHLRPKKKKRKTTDSEESMSYGHSGDAHLLITDEKARKSKKKKTEDHEELIKAKEEPSKKSKNKKWKVDGGEEHDPNVGEGISKQEKKKLADNEDREEYTKAKKKSKRMN; encoded by the exons ATGGATGTCCCATCCAATATGAGGAGTGCGGGCCTGAAGTTCGCAGAGCAACAGATGCAGCGGCACGGCTGGACGGAAG GTAAAGGACTTGGAAAACGCGAGGATGGAATTTCCAAAGCCATTAAAGTGAAAGTGAAGTGTGACACTGCCGGG GTAGGACATAACTCCGCCGAGCAGTTCACCTTCCACTGGTGGGATCATGTGTTCAATAAGACGGCTTCCAGCATCTCGGTGGAGACTGACGAG GACGGTGTTAAGGTGAAGAAGGTCTCAGGAGATGACGGCGCCGTGTCCAGTAAGAAGCCTCGGAAGGCCATGCTCAACAGTAACATGCTGTACGGACGCTTCATTAAG TCGGCCACGCTGATGTCAGGGGGGGAGAAGCCAGTGGATGAGTcgtcgtcgtcatcatcatcatcatcttcagaaGGAAGTGAAGATGAGGATTCGAAACTTGATTTATCGTCGGCGACTAA GTTGTCAGATGAGGACCTCGTGAAGATCTGCGGTGGTCGAACAGCGCACAA AGGGGCTAGACATGGACTGACCATGAGCGCCAAACTCTTAAGAATTGAGGAGCAGGAAAAAGCATTTATGGAAAAGTATGGGAAGAAGGAAACTAAGCTAGAACCGTCCAAGTCTGGAGTAAAGTCTAAAGACTGTCAGGACGAGAAGAAGAAAAAACGGAGGGAAGTAAAGTTTGATGATGAAGAACAGGATAATCTCTCTGTAATATTGAAGAAGAAAAAGAAGCAAAGAAAGGAAATCTGTGAAGATTCGGTGAAAGAGGAGCTTAACGGTCATGCTCATGTTCCTTGTATGGAGGAGGATACAAGGACCTCAAAGAAAACGGAGCTGGTTGAAGAAGCAGAGGTCATTCGTGACAACAAAAATGTTCATCTAAGACCGAAGAAGAAGAAAAGGAAAACAACTGACAGTGAAGAGTCCATGAGCTATGGTCACTCAGGTGATGCTCATCTGTTGATTACAGATGAGAAGGCACGAAAGTCCAAGAAAAAGAAAACAGAAGACCACGAAGAGCTGATCAAGGCTAAAGAGGAGCCatcaaaaaaatccaaaaataagaaGTGGAAAGTGGATGGCGGGGAAGAACATGATCCGAATGTGGGAGAAGGAATATCAAAGCAGGAAAAGAAGAAACTGGCGGACAATGAAGACCGTGAAGAATACACCAAAGCCAAGAAGAAGTCAAAACGCATGAATTGA
- the LOC143807414 gene encoding uncharacterized protein LOC143807414, whose amino-acid sequence MKDRFNKDLRQESQLPSGSAARIRKYKYHRILAFLRPVLARRTTWSSTVGPGSGAVLHQSATDPSQPSSSAAASGPATQPGDQEAGPSGVPLPQSSASSQFFMGSSRQRQRAADRSLMPEFLHLSSVFHEGLKAMGDRLDTAISHMSTRIQEVTTALAQVKADLQRPAHNFFNQIEQGMSEHLSPELQITVMQACNAAYVQAMQQSRYLQQTVGAFPTVPTLSRFTSMPTSAAYHCTATSIPNTAGPYYSTTTMPSAVGQPTATTMTTAAPAWASSTATTMLPPQDPGLAFPATTTRVPPQDPGLAFPATTTRVPPQDPGLAFPATTTRLPLPDPALAFPGTTTRLPLPDPALAFPGTTTRLPLPDPALAFPGTTTRLPLPDPALAFPGTTTRLPLLDPALAFPGTTTRLPLPDPALAFPGTTTRLPLPDPGLAFPATTTTNPRQTRKGKGKKKQKTIAIPAPSPPNVSVMSGLSHPSSVSQPSRVSSPIPEFPDPSSFIAPSPATPMSATISQTSQLDTPQYRHSTPSRRS is encoded by the exons atgaaggaccgcttcaacaaggacctgcgccaagagagccagcttccaagtggttctgcagcaaggatacgcaaatacaagtaccaccgcatccttgcgtttttgagaccagtccttgcacgaagaac cacttggagctccactgttggcccaggttctggagcggtccttcatcagtcagccacggacccgtcccagccatcctccagcgctgcagcaagtgggcctgccacacaacctggagaccaggaagctggtccatcaggtgttccccttccccagtcctctgcctctagccaattttttatgggctcctcccggcagcggcagagggccgcggacaggtcactcatgcccgagtttttgcacttgagctcggtcttccatgagggactcaaggcgatgggtgaccgactggatactgccattagtcatatgagcacacgtatccaggaggtaaccacagcccttgcccaagtgaaagccgacctccagaggccagcacataatttttttaatcagatagaacagggcatgtcggaacaccttagtcctgagctccagattactgttatgcaggcctgcaatgctgcttacgtgcaggctatgcagcagagtcggtatttgcagcagacagtgggggcatttccaacagtgcccacactgtcacgctttacatcaatgccgacatctgctgcataccactgcacggccacctccattccaaacactgccggaccgtattatagcaccaccaccatgcccagtgcagtgggtcagcccaccgccaccaccatgacaactgctgctcctgcttgggcctcctccactgccaccaccatgctgccgccgcaggaccctggTCTGGCGTTCCCCGCTACCACCACAAGAGTTCCGCCGCAGGACCCTGGTCTGGCGTTCCCCGCTACCACCACAAGAGttccgccgcaggaccctggcctggcgttccccgccaccacaacaagactgccattgcctgaccctgccctggcgtttcctggcaccaccacaagactgccgttgccggaccctgccctggcgtttcctggcaccaccacaagactgccgttgccggaccctgccctggcgtttcctggcaccaccacaagactgccgttgccggaccctgccctggcgtttcctggcaccaccacaagactgccgttgctggaccctgccctggcgtttcctggcaccaccacaagactgccgttgccggaccctgccctggcgtttcctggcaccaccacaagactgccgttgccggaccctggcctggcgttccctgccaccacaacaACGAACCCGCGccaaacaaggaaggggaaaggcaaaaaaaagcaaaaaacaatagcTATCCctgccccctcacctcccaatgtgtctgtaatgtctggtttgtctcacccttccagtgtgtctcagccctctcgtgtgtctagcccaatccctgaatttcctgaccccagcagcttcatagcgccttctcctgccacccctatgtcggctacaataagccagacctcacaactggacaccccacaatatcggcactcaaccccaagcaggcgcagttaa